One Dermatophagoides farinae isolate YC_2012a chromosome 1, ASM2471394v1, whole genome shotgun sequence genomic region harbors:
- the LOC124493222 gene encoding uncharacterized protein LOC124493222: MIIFQVKLNMKLNFIFLFSLSAMFQSSLSIVADKLSNHRQQLQKFDSKWSNITKKNSPIQLVENQNWICSFIRDDCGIINQKLLMNFTLIANGTLCDERGVYMLNIEPSRQRGARLITPYFQTNSTLTSWYQRRCLKLRYIVFGDDVVDKIIIWQQDMANRILWRGRPISNGHWNTIQIHLNFLPRIASRFFFEIQTVYATGFFALARISIENYCGYKQ; encoded by the coding sequence atgataatttttcaagtGAAATTGAacatgaaattaaatttcatttttctattttcgcTGTCTGCAATGTTTCAATCTTCATTATCGATCGTTGCGGACAAACTATCCAACCACAGACAACAGCtgcaaaaatttgattccaaATGGTCAaatataacgaaaaaaaattcgccCATTCAATTAGTTGAGAATCAAAATTGGATCTGCTCATTTATACGAGACGATTGTGgtataattaatcaaaaattattgatgaatttcacTCTAATAGCCAATGGAACTTTATGCGATGAACGTGGCGTTTATATGTTGAATATTGAACCGTCCAGGCAACGTGGTGCTCGTCTCATAACTCCATATTTTCAAACGAATTCAACCCTTACATCATGGTATCAACGACGTTGTTTAAAATTACGTTATATAGtgtttggtgatgatgttgtcgaTAAGATTATCATTTGGCAACAAGATATGGCTAATCGAATATTATGGCGTGGTCGACCAATTTCCAATGGCCATTGGAATACCATACAaatacatttgaattttcttccAAGAATAGCCAGTCGATTTTTCTTCGAAATACAAACTGTATATGCAACCGGATTCTTTGCACTGGCCCGAATTAGTATCGAAAATTATTGCGGTTATAAACagtga
- the LOC124493177 gene encoding uncharacterized protein LOC124493177: protein MCRVFYKYFLITSTSFMATGGFYFASLTRWLWPSPIYDYGDYDWRKVPESIGAICFILFSIGLLLVLRAHEHELFVFTLILLIPMVTISIMLIIHLIEKRARIDLSDFFLLVIVILLISIIGNIFLYIQSLKNLQTHIRQKHNPLQPQPHQQQKKKTSIYFPQRKTDTFEL, encoded by the exons ATGTGCCGAgttttttataaatattttctAATTACAAGTACCAGTTTTATGGCTACTGGTGGCTTTTATTTTGCAAGCCTTACACGATGGTTATGGCCATCACCCatttatgattatggtgattaTGATTGGCGCAAAGTTCCCGAATCTATCGGTGCTATTT GTTTTATACTTTTTTCCATTGGCTTATTGCTCGTATTACGTGCTCATGAACACGAACTATTCGTATTCACTTTGATTCTATTAATACCGATGGTAACCATATCCATAATGTTAATCATACATCTTATCGAAAAACGTGCACGTATTGATTTGAgtgattttttccttttggTCATCGTTATATTGCTTATATCGATTATTGGTAATATATTTCTATACATACAAAGTttaaaaaatcttcaaacaCATATTCGACAGAAACACAATCCATTGCAACCACAGCcgcatcaacaacagaaaaaaaagacttcCATCTATTTTCCACAACGCAAAACAGATACTTTCGAATTGTAA
- the LOC124491710 gene encoding adipocyte plasma membrane-associated protein, whose translation MILNTIIQILLCICLIASIIMFMPGSILLDVRPKIYPAQLPVSLEKFDRLEDLKVDEFIRINLDNNNTVPESIAMYQGHLVTGSADGTLYLIKQNDNTVQPLVKIIDDKTIAKHGHHLPIILGMQFDSKGVLFAVVLNYGIYKVEGIFKITTKMNIKVSEVLSVEQTQTSTGVLSQFLDDIAIEERPNGEHVLYITDLSTRYDFSQVALSLLSVDYSGRLLRYDMAENRLDILANSLLCPNGIVLLPDKSALLFTDFSKSVNKYWLRGSNSGKLEKIITNLPAELDNIRPSINGKTYWLAMSNPRAIKKPSEFDYFLKKPWLRTLILRTLHLVGMIFDIVNQIIPSVDFIGKLANDLQTVQGIHPLSELHISNGGMMIEFDSDGKIYQSIYTHDEKLKLMSEVREIPSKRSGQRTLYIGSWMLPYVRKLVISTEPSKRKTFK comes from the coding sequence atgattctaaacaccattattcaaatattgctttgtatttgtttgattgcaTCTATAATAATGTTCATGCCAGGAAGTATATTGTTGGATGTTCGTCCCAAAATTTATCCAGCACAATTACCtgtttcattggaaaaatttgatcgattAGAGGATTTAAAAGTCGATGAATTCATCAGAATCAatcttgataataataataccgTACCCGAATCTATAGCCATGTATCAGGGTCATCTTGTTACCGGTTCAGCTGATGGAACATTGTATCTCATAAAACAGAATGACAATACGGTCCAACCATTggtgaaaattattgatgataaaacaatAGCAAAACATGGCCATCATCTACCCATAATATTGGGAATGCAATTCGATTCAAAAGGTGTTTTGTTTGCCGTCGTTTTGAATTATGGTATCTACAAAGTGGAAggaatttttaaaatcacCACGAAAATGAATATCAAAGTAAGTGAAGTTTTAAGTGTCGAACAAACTCAAACATCAACCGGTGTGTTAAGTCAATTTTTGGATGATATTGCCATCGAAGAACGGCCTAATGGTGAACATGTACTTTACATTACGGATTTAAGTACCCGTTATGATTTTAGCCAAGTTGCATTATCGTTATTGAGTGTGGATTATTCTGGACGATTACTCCGTTATGATATGGCTGAAAATCGGCTAGATATTTTGGCCAATAGTTTACTTTGTCCTAATGGTATTGTTCTGTTACCGGATAAATCAGCATTATTGTTTACTGATTTTAGCAAATCAGTAAACAAATATTGGCTACGTGGATCAAATAGTGGAAAATTggagaaaataataacaaatctTCCGGCCGAATTAGATAACATTCGTCCAAgcataaatggaaaaacataTTGGCTAGCAATGAGTAATCCACGtgcaataaaaaaaccaagtgaatttgattattttttaaaaaaaccaTGGCTACGTACATTGATTTTGCGAACATTACATTTAGTTGGTATGATATTCGATATTGTCAACCAAATCATTCCATCCGTTGATTTTATTGGTAAATTGGCCAATGATTTACAAACGGTACAAGGAATTCATCCTTTAAGTGAATTGCATATATCCAATGGTgggatgatgattgaatttgattcggATGGAAAAATCTACCAAAGTATCTATAcacatgatgaaaaattgaaattgatgagcGAAGTTCGAGAGATTCCATCAAAAAGATCTGGCCAACGAACCTTATATATTGGATCATGGATGTTACCATATGTTCGCAAGCTAGTCATTTCGACTGAACcatccaaaagaaaaacttttaaataa
- the LOC124491478 gene encoding uncharacterized protein LOC124491478, with translation MATSANTKRLTNQVEDATRTLWDEPLVPIPDKITRVDFGDLTNATDEEIDDVVELDDHKNNIIKNDANFNNNNNTDNGQHESDDNDNIDIQHHDRLHDSRKNAAEQILCINSGPMSEGLLKVATPSSLNDTAKTICYFMSCLFIIGFLFIIAGILLYMDSQSEYILTAIVSFIFGIISLGSSIVYFVAYFFNKCSKRINQMEQKRYKTNQLQSSSSTTTVNLNISTTETDIASTAVIPGSSYSKEQNQSFQTNNRTIKSNLNQPSSSSTTVLSTAVDKFSFLNVDDLEQHVTPTATMKYSNDKNKSNLVTEDRFQTPNQTKNQFDANWRRSNSSASNSYGNRSRSRNILDTFAFRSPNQLTPFSNGLHSSSINRRHYKNHKSDSKSELLSNEHENMLFDVDHIDPVNNHNLNHNSHHHHHNLNRSSSLDMKFDESFSSTAVDDPDESKIIVINPGVKNSIKNGISKNGNSETFEKPFVIVQFNKNSSAKLVA, from the exons atggcaaCATCAGCAAATACGAAACGTCTAACAAATCAAGTTGAAGATGCAACTCGTACTTTATGGGATGAACCTCTTGTTCCGATACCAGATAAAATTACTCGTGTAGATTTTGGCGATTTAACCAATGCTACAGATGAAGAAATCGACGATGTTGTCGAACTCGATgatcataaaaataatatcattaaaaatgatgccaattttaataataataataatactgaTAATGGTCAACATGAATCagatgacaatgataatatcgATATACAGCATCATGATCGTCTACATGATAGCCGTAAAAATGCGGCTGAACAAATTCTTTGTATCAATTCAGGTCCAATGTCAGAAGGATTATTGAAAGTGGCCACTCCTAGTTCATTAAATGACACGGCGAAAAcaatttgttattttatgTCTTGTCTTTTCATTATCGGATTCCTATTTATCATTGCAG GAATATTATTGTACATGGACTCACAATCTGAGTATATCTTAACGGccattgtttcattcatatttggTATCATTAGTCTTGGTTCATCCATTGTGTATTTTGTtgcatattttttcaataaatgttCCAAAAGAATTAATCAAATGGAACAGAAAAGATATAAAACTAATCAACTACAGTCATCatcctcaacaacaacagttaACTTGAACATTTCGACAACGGAAACGGATATTGCATCAACAGCCGTAATTCCAGGATCATCTTATTCAAAAGAACAGAATCAAagttttcaaacaaacaatcgaaCAATCAAATCCAATTTAAATCAACCAAGTAGTAGTTCGACAACTGTCCTATCAACTGCTGTAGATAAATTTTCCTTtttaaatgttgatgatcttGAACAACATGTAACACCTACGGCAACGATGAAATATTCCAATG ataaaaacaaatcgaatcTAGTTACAGAAGATAGGTTCCAGACTCCAAATCagacaaaaaatcaatttgatgcAAATTGGCGACGATCGAATAGTTCGGCAAGCAATAGCTATGGAAATAGAAGCCGTTCACGAAACATTTTGGATACATTTGCCTTCCGTAGTCCAAATCAATTAACACCATTTTCAAATGGATTACATAGTAGCAGTATTAATCGTCGTCAttataaaaatcataaatcgGATTCTAAATCAGAACTTTTATCAAATGAACATGAAAATATGCTATTCGATGTTGATCATATTGATCCAGTAAACAATCATAATCTTAACCATAATtctcaccatcatcatcataatctgaACAGAAGTTCATCATTGGATATGAAATTCGATGAATCCTTTTCATCTACAGCCGTTGATGATCccgatgaatcaaaaataatcgtTATCAATCCCGGTGTAAAAAATTCGATAAAAAATGGTATATCCAAGAACGGAAATAgtgaaacatttgaaaaaccATTTGTAATTGTACAATTTAATAAGAATTCATCGGCTAAATTAGTCGCATGA
- the LOC124493175 gene encoding prenylated Rab acceptor protein 1 yields MSGTTVNEPQFVSKGSPLGPVHNDGDPSSSSSTTASSTGFINNSNALGMEPLGELDGAINNLAMSAKYNLTQMSFKQLLSDRWSKLQSWGSFIDTSRMILPISIQQWSKRLVTNFKHFQSNYLFVFIILCIYCILTSPLLLLVLAAITAAGYILTLKNAERPLKIFGKKLNIGQQYLALGICSLPLLYLVGAGSVVFWVIGASLFVITLHASVYAIENGAQHSQQSTSSLVEPFAFEIQSV; encoded by the coding sequence ATGTCCGGGACTACTGTTAACGAACCgcaatttgtttcaaaaggTAGCCCATTGGGTCCAGTTCATAATGATGGCGATCCATCATCCtcgtcatcaacaacagcatcatcAACTGGATTTATAAACAATTCCAATGCACTTGGTATGGAACCATTGGGGGAATTAGATGGAGCAATCAACAATCTAGCCATGAGTGCCAAATATAATCTAACACAAATGAGTTTCAAACAATTACTTTCGGATCGTTGGTCTAAATTACAAAGCTGGGGATCATTTATCGATACCAGTCGTATGATATTACCGATATCCATTCAACAATGGTCAAAACGTTTAGTAACGAATTTTAAACATTTCCAAAGCAACTACCTGTTCGTCTTTATCATTTTATGCATATATTGTATTTTGACATCACCTTTGCTATTACTCGTATTAGCTGCAATCACCGCCGCAGGTTATATattaacattgaaaaatgctGAACGTCCCCTGAAAATATTTGgaaagaaattgaatataGGCCAACAATATCTAGCACTTGGTATTTGTTCATTACCATTGCTGTATTTGGTTGGTGCTGGTTCTGTCGTATTCTGGGTGATTGGTGCCTCATTATTTGTGATAACATTACATGCATCCGTTTATGCAATCGAAAATGGTGCACAACATTCACAACAATCAACTTCATCATTAGTCGAACCATTTGCATTCGAAATACAAAGTgtttaa
- the LOC124491711 gene encoding uncharacterized protein LOC124491711, translating to MINRKNMNLPQQFCRAIKESLADNVVNQMIERIMNHFPLESNICLSNSSCNIELMLMFIENSIQSFRKADNSKLVLINEEMLHNRSKLMQKFIIQDDIHLLDFLVNVIEFLHKQQLSLPEIDKAVNVLNFEEVIPLYIRNHWTFARKPNGEPSSVEDRLQVVRQCLHFKCWIYYYTDPNEYF from the coding sequence ATgatcaatagaaaaaacatgaatttaCCACAACAATTTTGCCGTGCCATCAAAGAGTCGTTGGCCGATAATGttgtcaatcaaatgatcgaaagaataatgaatcattttccattagaatcaaatatttgtcTTTCCAATTCCAGCTGTAACATTGAATTGATGTTAATGTTCATCGAGAATTCCATTCAGTCATTCAGGAAAGCAGATAATAGTAAATTGGTATTGATCAATGAAGAAATGTTACATAATCGTTCCAAACTAAtgcaaaaattcattatacaAGACGATATACACTTGTTAGATTTTCTGGTCAatgttattgaatttttacataaacaacaattatcattaccagAAATTGATAAAGCTGTTAATGTATTAAATTTTGAAGAAGTAATACCGCTTTACATTCGTAATCATTGGACATTCGCACGAAAACCAAATGGTGAACCATCCAGTGTTGAGGATCGTCTACAAGTCGTTCGTCAATGTCTTCATTTTAAATGCtggatttattattacactGATCCTAATGAATACTTTTAA
- the LOC124491712 gene encoding GSK3B-interacting protein produces MSTSADSIIIEQSLHSEDDQETISAEEYMRREKAIKGTDERFLNGDNTDEEGWRSEALAVIDDIHTFVNLMSISSTLPCDNNGIYMNLETKESIRLTIELSSAGFRICGRGFDIIDDSNETDSIEITSPSSSLVDEPVRISLNSYYETPYSLLDTISPSYRNSFSNELAQRLMKLCK; encoded by the coding sequence ATGTCTACATCGGCGGATAGCATTATCATTGAGCAGTCATTACATTCTGAAGATGATCAGGAAACAATTTCTGCTGAAGAATATATGCGTCGTGAAAAAGCAATCAAAGGAACCGATGAAAGATTTttaaatggtgataataCTGATGAAGAAGGTTGGAGATCTGAAGCATTGGCCGTAATCGATGATATTCATACATTCGTTAATTTGATGtccatttcatcaacattaccatgcgataataatggtataTACATGAATcttgaaacaaaagaatcaatTCGTTTAACTATTGAATTAAGTTCTGCCGGTTTTCGTATATGCGGCCGTGGTTTTGATATTATAGAcgattcaaatgaaacagaTTCTATTGAAATCACTAGCCCCTCATCATCACTGGTAGATGAACCAGTTCGAATATCTTTGAATAGCTATTATGAGACtccatattcattattagaTACAATATCGCCATCGTATCGAAATTCATTCAGTAATGAACTTGCACAACGTCTAATGAAACTTTGTAAATGA
- the LOC124492072 gene encoding inhibitor of growth protein 1 isoform X2, producing the protein MANAELTAESAVFMYLQNYVDLTENFPNDMARLISEIHMIDVERTKCTKLMEYYKDKYLQKNEWSNEEKIKILNKIENVLLVLEKKSDTKLDVVRSMLEQIDLKSRQLDASYRLANTLSNQSNQANGSTGSSYSNSNSKNSNYQASRHHENQSNGRNSPAFHSKEKDHHNHQSSNGTNKRMRRGSSKHNSHNNDYGSGDDRSSTPVASNQDRGTNHQSGQKRGGNTKRGIKTGGNNKAEKRGKSSSAAAAAAATSSGASYHNDDSQLNDDAYDPNEPTYCLCEQVSYGEMICCDNAQCPIEWFHFVCVNLTTKPKGKWYCPQCRGERSNIPRK; encoded by the exons ATGGCCAATGCTGAATTGACGGCCGAAAGTGCCGTTTTTATGTATTTACAAAACTATGTTGATTTGACTGAAAATTTTCCCAACGATATGGCACGATTAATATCTGAGATACATATGATTGATGTTGAACGAACAAAGTGTACAAAATTGATGGAATACTATAAAGATAAATATCTTCAAAAG AATGAATGGagcaatgaagaaaaaattaaaattttgaacaaaattgaaaatgttctacttgtattggaaaaaaaatccgatacTAAATTAGATGTTGTAAGATCAATGCTcgaacaaattgatttgaaaagtCGACAATTAGATGCTAGCTATCGACTTGCAAATACATtgtcaaatcaatcgaatcagGCAAACGGATCAACTGGTTCGAGTTATTCTAATTCGAATAgcaaaaattccaattatCAAGCTTCTCGACatcatgaaaatcaatcgaatggTCGAAACTCACCtgcatttcattcaaaagaaaaggatcaccataatcatcaatcatcaaatggtaCTAATAAACGAATGCGTCGTGGGTCAAGTAAGCATAATagccataataatgattatggtaGCGGTGATGATCGTTCATCGACACCTGTAGCAAGTAATCAGGATCGTGGCACTAATCATCAATCCGGTCAGAAACGCGGTGGTAACACTAAACGTGGCATTAAAActggtggtaataataaaGCAGAAAAACGcggtaaatcatcatcagcggctgcagcagcagcagcaacttCTTCAGGTGCATCctatcataatgatgattcacaaTTGAATGACGATGCATATGATCCTAATGAACCAACATATTGTCTATGTGAACAAGTTTCCTATGGTGAAATGATTTGCTGTGACAATGCACAATGTCCAATTGAatggtttcattttgtttgtgtaaaTTTAACAACCAAACCTAAAGGAAAATGGTATTGTCCACAATGTCGTGGTGAACGTAGTAATATACCGCGTAAATAA
- the LOC124493221 gene encoding uncharacterized protein LOC124493221, giving the protein MNHRSIIVLTLLLCMKFLHSYGQYPNTIYEASNNDDDNYEYDDNARYGTDEDDYMSEDEPIADKRRSVRPLRLDNDLLQEHLYNFKSNVLNGSNVSTLKNKNFTWILLKNYKNDNDQIITKELKPAPKFQSNLKDGNKKTTEWIDLAGGIQSDQPSMNADNQTSVPNDNDEGEDVLKKDDEEKKRNQQLNPPYDDRKIANAKLYPADKNNGNQHVAVSNKTEGTVSLSNNQPIFSNPYRHSMYTGVVNQPYYPRIQQSNRPYYNQLQSGSNQQPYYSYNPNISVVDTKRDWTCQMSSYNNCSMINDPQIGPLFQLNSYNYFPYQSTSKPEWYLVLNTTTFPVNKVGARLITPYLPHNRASKGCLTLNFITTGNELEKIMIHQQDIDDTCIYSGSLSSPLNSPSIDSGARMIPQQSERLIEHIVELTVNLRQSDPRFFIEVYLKRLTTRRSSFALSKMNLAYNQSCRNDQSNNCFPAAYPSGGAANVNRPNKRDQIPVEP; this is encoded by the exons atgaatcatcgtTCTATTATTGTGTTAACCTTGCTATTGTGTATGAAATTCTTGCATTCCTATGGACAATATCCTAATACTATTTATGAAgcttcaaataatgatgatgataattatgaataCGATGATAATGCCCGATACGGTaccgatgaagatgattacATGTCTGAAGACGAACCGATAGCGGACAAACGTAGGTCGGTTCGGCCATTACGATTGGATAATGATCTTTTGCAAGAACATTTAtacaattttaaatcaaacgTTCTGAATGGATCAAATGTTTCaacattaaaaaataaaaattttacctggattttattgaaaaattataaaaacgacaacgatcAAATTATTACCAAAGAACTAAAGCCTGCaccaaaatttcaatcaaatcttAAAGATGGTAATAAAAAGACAACCGAATGGATTGATTTAGCCGGTGGTATTCAATCGGATCAACCATCAATGAATGCTGACAATCAAACATCCGTTCCTAACGACAATGATGAGGGTGAAGatgtattgaaaaaagatgatgaagaaaaaaaaagaaatcagcAATTGAATCCACCAtatgatgatcgaaaaatTGCAAATGCTAAATTATATCCTGCCGATAAGAATAATGGTAATCAACATGTTGCTGTTAGTAATAAAACAGAAGGAACTGTTAGTCTCAGTAATAATCAGCCAATATTCTCAAATCCATATCGGCATTCGATGTATACCGGTGTTGTCAATCAGCCATATTATCCGAGAATTCAACAATCGAATCGACCATATTATAATCAGCTACAATCAGGTAGTAATCAACAGCCCTATTATTCATATAATCCAAATATTTCAGTTGTCGATACGAAACGTGATTGGACTTGTCAAATGTCATCATACAACAATTGTTCGATGATTAATGATCCACAAATTGGACCTTTATTTCAGCTTAATAGTTATAATTATTTTCCTTATCAATCGACATCGAAACCAGAATGGTATCTAGTATTGAATACAACTACATTTCCTGTAAATAAAGTTGGTGCACGTTTGATCACACCATACCTGCCACATAATCGAGCTTCAAAAG GTTGCCTTACATTGAACTTCATAACCACCGGTAATgaacttgaaaaaataatgatccatCAACAGGACATTGATGACACTTGCATTTATTCTGGTTCACTTTCATCTCCACTCAATAGTCCTTCAATAGATTCTGGTGCTCGAATGATTCCGCAACAATCCGAACGCTTAATTGAACATATTGTCGAGCTTACCGTTAATCTTCGCCAAAGTGATCCACGTTTCTTCATTGAAGTCTATTTGAAACGTTTGACAACACGACGAAGTAGTTTTGCtttatcaaaaatgaatctaGCTTATAATCAATCATGTCGAAATGATCAATCGAACAATTGTTTTCCAGCTGCTTATCCAAGTGGCGGTGCCGCTAATGTTAATCGACCGAACAAACGAGATCAAATACCTGTTGAACCTTGA
- the LOC124492072 gene encoding inhibitor of growth protein 1 isoform X1 yields MANAELTAESAVFMYLQNYVDLTENFPNDMARLISEIHMIDVERTKCTKLMEYYKDKYLQKQNEWSNEEKIKILNKIENVLLVLEKKSDTKLDVVRSMLEQIDLKSRQLDASYRLANTLSNQSNQANGSTGSSYSNSNSKNSNYQASRHHENQSNGRNSPAFHSKEKDHHNHQSSNGTNKRMRRGSSKHNSHNNDYGSGDDRSSTPVASNQDRGTNHQSGQKRGGNTKRGIKTGGNNKAEKRGKSSSAAAAAAATSSGASYHNDDSQLNDDAYDPNEPTYCLCEQVSYGEMICCDNAQCPIEWFHFVCVNLTTKPKGKWYCPQCRGERSNIPRK; encoded by the exons ATGGCCAATGCTGAATTGACGGCCGAAAGTGCCGTTTTTATGTATTTACAAAACTATGTTGATTTGACTGAAAATTTTCCCAACGATATGGCACGATTAATATCTGAGATACATATGATTGATGTTGAACGAACAAAGTGTACAAAATTGATGGAATACTATAAAGATAAATATCTTCAAAAG CAGAATGAATGGagcaatgaagaaaaaattaaaattttgaacaaaattgaaaatgttctacttgtattggaaaaaaaatccgatacTAAATTAGATGTTGTAAGATCAATGCTcgaacaaattgatttgaaaagtCGACAATTAGATGCTAGCTATCGACTTGCAAATACATtgtcaaatcaatcgaatcagGCAAACGGATCAACTGGTTCGAGTTATTCTAATTCGAATAgcaaaaattccaattatCAAGCTTCTCGACatcatgaaaatcaatcgaatggTCGAAACTCACCtgcatttcattcaaaagaaaaggatcaccataatcatcaatcatcaaatggtaCTAATAAACGAATGCGTCGTGGGTCAAGTAAGCATAATagccataataatgattatggtaGCGGTGATGATCGTTCATCGACACCTGTAGCAAGTAATCAGGATCGTGGCACTAATCATCAATCCGGTCAGAAACGCGGTGGTAACACTAAACGTGGCATTAAAActggtggtaataataaaGCAGAAAAACGcggtaaatcatcatcagcggctgcagcagcagcagcaacttCTTCAGGTGCATCctatcataatgatgattcacaaTTGAATGACGATGCATATGATCCTAATGAACCAACATATTGTCTATGTGAACAAGTTTCCTATGGTGAAATGATTTGCTGTGACAATGCACAATGTCCAATTGAatggtttcattttgtttgtgtaaaTTTAACAACCAAACCTAAAGGAAAATGGTATTGTCCACAATGTCGTGGTGAACGTAGTAATATACCGCGTAAATAA